In Microbacterium galbinum, a single window of DNA contains:
- a CDS encoding GntR family transcriptional regulator: MHRYREIARDLTIQIAEGAFDATGMLPSEAHLAADYEVSRGTVRNALVLMARQGAIAPRRGSGWLVRTTVQSQRFSEMRSFAQWATSRGMEPGGHVLTQQRRPATATEVRRFRGGRGIGEVLEVVRLRSLNGRVVMLERTAYPSWIAPIVEELSPDEPSVVGALESRGVRMVSGEQSIDAIAAPSEDARLLDVRRSSPLLRVNRVSYSADGRAIEAGDDRYLPDVMSFQMQASLQGYSLTRELG, encoded by the coding sequence GTGCATCGATATCGCGAGATCGCCCGCGACCTCACGATCCAGATCGCCGAGGGCGCATTCGACGCCACCGGGATGCTGCCCTCGGAGGCTCATCTCGCGGCCGACTACGAGGTCTCGCGCGGCACCGTGCGCAACGCGCTCGTGCTCATGGCGCGGCAGGGCGCGATCGCCCCGCGACGCGGTTCGGGCTGGCTGGTGCGCACGACGGTGCAGAGCCAGCGGTTCTCGGAGATGCGGTCGTTCGCGCAGTGGGCGACGAGCCGCGGCATGGAACCCGGCGGGCACGTGCTCACGCAGCAGCGCCGCCCGGCGACCGCGACCGAGGTGCGCCGGTTCCGGGGCGGTCGGGGGATCGGGGAGGTGCTCGAGGTCGTGCGTCTGCGGTCTCTGAACGGGCGCGTCGTCATGCTCGAGCGCACCGCCTATCCGTCGTGGATCGCCCCGATCGTCGAGGAGCTGTCGCCCGATGAGCCGTCCGTGGTCGGTGCGCTGGAATCGCGCGGCGTGCGCATGGTCTCGGGCGAGCAGTCGATCGACGCGATCGCGGCTCCGAGCGAAGACGCCCGTCTGCTCGATGTGCGTCGTTCGAGCCCGCTCCTGCGCGTGAATCGCGTCAGCTACTCCGCCGACGGTCGTGCGATCGAGGCGGGCGACGACCGCTACCTCCCGGATGTCATGTCGTTCCAGATGCAGGCGTCGCTGCAGGGATACTCGCTCACGCGCGAGCTGGGCTGA
- a CDS encoding sugar O-acetyltransferase: protein MDLTDLLTLLNAGETIPGGSPGHAVMHETSQEALRIAGELNTGYHEPNRVRELLGALIGTPVDDTVTLFPPFTADFGKNISIGKRVFINSGCRFQDQGGITIGDDSLIGHNVVIATLQHGIDPHRRADLIPAPVTIGRNVWLGANVTVLPGVTIGDDAVVGAGSIVTKDVPAGTIALGSPARVIRTIGE from the coding sequence ATGGACCTCACCGACCTCCTCACCCTCCTGAACGCCGGGGAGACCATCCCCGGCGGATCACCCGGCCACGCGGTGATGCACGAGACGAGCCAGGAGGCGCTCCGCATCGCCGGCGAACTCAACACCGGATACCACGAGCCCAACCGTGTGCGAGAACTCCTGGGTGCGCTGATCGGCACACCCGTCGATGACACGGTCACGCTGTTCCCGCCGTTCACCGCGGACTTCGGCAAGAACATCTCGATCGGCAAGCGGGTCTTCATCAACTCCGGATGCCGCTTTCAGGATCAGGGCGGGATCACGATCGGCGACGACAGCCTCATCGGACACAACGTCGTGATCGCCACGCTGCAGCACGGCATCGACCCCCACCGACGTGCCGACCTCATCCCCGCCCCTGTCACCATCGGGAGGAACGTCTGGCTGGGGGCGAACGTCACCGTGCTCCCCGGCGTCACCATCGGTGACGATGCCGTCGTCGGCGCCGGGTCCATCGTCACCAAAGACGTGCCCGCCGGGACGATCGCCCTCGGCTCCCCCGCCCGCGTCATCCGCACCATCGGCGAGTGA
- a CDS encoding DUF7882 family protein encodes MGTLEYNSARPPVEIDDRTLAHLKIVIGTKLRRQESFMMTWLPEAKNPAGRLTIWMHPSIPLVFSFDEAALPPIDGRRIERLMESLNSRGELVLDQLED; translated from the coding sequence ATGGGAACCCTGGAGTACAACAGCGCCCGCCCTCCGGTCGAGATCGATGATCGGACGCTGGCGCATCTGAAGATCGTGATCGGCACGAAGTTGCGTCGCCAGGAGAGCTTCATGATGACGTGGCTCCCCGAGGCGAAGAACCCGGCCGGCCGGTTGACCATCTGGATGCATCCGAGCATCCCTCTGGTCTTCTCCTTCGACGAGGCGGCTCTGCCGCCGATCGACGGCCGTCGCATCGAGCGCCTGATGGAGTCGCTCAATTCGCGAGGAGAACTGGTCCTCGACCAGCTCGAGGACTGA
- a CDS encoding ABC transporter ATP-binding protein: MTTLEFQNITKTYTVRGAGQITALDDVSFTLDSGRTLGLVGQSGSGKSTIAKILTQLETPTSGRVLLDGAPVPRRGKGLRRYRQQLRMVFQDPFASLNPYHSIRYHLERPIRLDDVVPKKDTEDEVRRLLARVRLDADAVIDRRPHELSGGQRQRVAIARALASRPSILVADEPVSMLDVSIRLGVLTLLADLQREEGLGVLYITHDLATARHFSDEIMVLNQGRVVEYGTADDVILNPQDPYTRKLRAASPDPEKHFASASANGGAL, encoded by the coding sequence ATGACCACCCTCGAGTTCCAGAACATCACCAAGACCTACACGGTGCGCGGCGCCGGGCAGATCACCGCGCTCGACGACGTGAGCTTCACCCTCGACTCGGGGCGCACGCTCGGCCTCGTCGGTCAGTCGGGCAGCGGAAAGTCGACGATCGCGAAGATCCTCACGCAGCTCGAGACCCCCACGAGCGGTCGGGTGCTGCTCGACGGCGCACCCGTGCCGCGACGCGGCAAGGGCCTGCGGCGATACCGCCAGCAGTTGCGCATGGTCTTCCAGGATCCGTTCGCTTCGCTCAACCCGTACCACTCGATCCGCTACCACCTCGAGCGGCCGATCCGCCTCGATGACGTCGTGCCGAAGAAGGACACCGAAGACGAGGTGCGGCGCCTGCTCGCGCGCGTCCGTCTCGACGCGGATGCCGTGATCGATCGCCGCCCGCACGAGCTGTCGGGCGGTCAGCGCCAGCGCGTCGCGATCGCCCGCGCGCTGGCCTCGCGTCCGTCGATCCTGGTGGCCGACGAACCGGTGTCGATGCTCGACGTCTCGATCCGCCTCGGGGTGCTCACCCTGCTCGCCGACCTCCAGCGCGAAGAGGGGCTCGGCGTGCTCTACATCACGCACGACCTCGCCACCGCGCGCCACTTCAGCGACGAGATCATGGTGCTCAACCAGGGGCGCGTGGTCGAGTACGGCACCGCCGACGACGTCATCCTGAACCCGCAGGACCCGTACACGCGCAAGTTGCGCGCGGCATCCCCCGATCCCGAGAAGCACTTCGCCTCGGCATCCGCGAACGGAGGCGCGCTGTGA
- a CDS encoding endonuclease/exonuclease/phosphatase family protein yields the protein MSSSPPPVVRRRRSASLLAALAAAGALLVSPLLAASPATAAAASEITLESSDVAVGDTLSVAYSTDRPTATNWLAIYPESRPEPCDACGMAWAYAPGATGTVQLPTNDRAGNPLAAGNYRVEYLYNDGYSRVSEPATFTIAAEPGTGEPGEGPEVDPTKPIDLSVVQLNVWGKTTDATMLAEIGADLIFVEEAQSAAAAVARDLGFDFHSTGGSAGVISRYPIVDVGVVTTPGTQGGWTKAIVQVGDTQIAAYGGHLEYRYYATYLPRGYAGDVLGSGFPAEWRGWNKLSGPVTDVPQILAANEASGRPASAAALTADMANEREAGRLTIMGADMNEPSVLDWTESTANLYDHNGVVAPWQTSRILRDGGLVDAYRAVYPDPVTHPGFTWPADTPNVSVSQLAWAPEADERDRIDYIFFAPDDRLSLTGTRIVGPKGDIVRGARALPVSDDEIFTPQTLWTSDHKGLQSDFVICGEACQAAEPELGELVVGTPSITGTTTVGAEVTAVTGEWTAGTAFSFQWLADGEAIEGATSATFSIPADFAGRALSVRVGGTLEGYVPAEATSAAVTVTAAEEPGSDAPAVVLGSSSVVAGGSLKVSGAGFAAGAQLKLELRSTPVALGTVTASDAGAFSTTVTIPASVPAGAHTLVVILPDGTEVTAAVTVTAAPSAGADAGGEALAQTGGEILMPAVWAAVLALLVGAGLMVRRRMRQS from the coding sequence ATGTCCTCGTCACCTCCCCCCGTGGTGCGCCGTCGTCGGAGCGCGTCCCTGCTCGCCGCACTCGCCGCAGCAGGGGCGCTCCTCGTGTCGCCGCTGCTCGCCGCGTCGCCCGCAACCGCCGCCGCGGCATCCGAGATCACCCTCGAAAGCTCCGACGTCGCCGTCGGGGATACCCTCTCGGTCGCCTACTCGACCGATCGCCCGACGGCCACGAACTGGCTGGCGATCTACCCCGAGTCCCGGCCCGAGCCCTGCGACGCCTGCGGCATGGCCTGGGCGTACGCGCCCGGTGCGACCGGCACGGTGCAGCTGCCCACGAACGACCGTGCGGGCAATCCGCTGGCCGCGGGGAACTACCGCGTCGAGTACCTCTACAACGACGGCTACTCCCGCGTCAGCGAGCCGGCGACGTTCACCATCGCGGCAGAGCCGGGCACCGGAGAGCCCGGTGAGGGCCCGGAGGTCGACCCGACGAAGCCGATCGATCTGTCGGTCGTGCAGCTCAACGTCTGGGGCAAGACCACCGACGCGACCATGCTCGCCGAGATCGGCGCCGACCTGATCTTCGTCGAGGAGGCGCAGAGCGCGGCAGCGGCCGTCGCCCGCGACCTCGGCTTCGATTTCCACTCCACGGGCGGCAGTGCGGGTGTCATCTCGCGCTATCCGATCGTCGACGTGGGCGTCGTCACGACGCCCGGCACCCAGGGCGGATGGACCAAGGCGATCGTGCAGGTGGGCGACACCCAGATCGCCGCGTACGGAGGCCACCTCGAGTACCGCTACTACGCCACCTACCTTCCCCGCGGATACGCGGGCGACGTGCTCGGCTCCGGGTTCCCGGCCGAGTGGCGCGGGTGGAACAAGCTGAGCGGTCCCGTGACCGACGTGCCGCAGATCCTCGCGGCCAACGAGGCATCCGGGCGACCGGCATCCGCTGCGGCCCTCACCGCCGACATGGCGAACGAGCGCGAGGCCGGACGCCTCACCATCATGGGCGCCGACATGAACGAGCCGTCGGTGCTCGACTGGACCGAGAGCACGGCGAACCTCTACGACCACAACGGGGTCGTCGCCCCGTGGCAGACCTCCCGCATCCTGCGCGACGGCGGTCTCGTCGACGCGTACCGCGCCGTGTACCCCGACCCCGTGACCCACCCGGGCTTCACGTGGCCGGCCGACACCCCCAACGTCAGCGTCTCGCAGCTCGCGTGGGCGCCCGAGGCCGACGAGCGCGACCGGATCGACTACATCTTCTTCGCGCCGGACGACCGCCTCAGCCTGACCGGCACGCGCATCGTCGGGCCGAAGGGCGACATCGTGCGCGGCGCCCGCGCCCTGCCCGTCTCGGACGATGAGATCTTCACCCCGCAAACGCTGTGGACCAGCGACCACAAGGGCCTGCAGTCCGACTTCGTGATCTGCGGCGAGGCCTGCCAGGCGGCGGAGCCCGAGCTCGGCGAGCTCGTCGTCGGTACGCCGTCGATCACCGGAACGACGACGGTCGGCGCCGAGGTCACCGCGGTGACCGGCGAGTGGACCGCGGGCACCGCCTTCTCGTTCCAGTGGCTGGCGGATGGCGAGGCCATCGAGGGTGCGACCTCGGCCACCTTCTCGATCCCGGCGGACTTCGCAGGTCGTGCGCTCTCCGTGCGCGTCGGCGGGACGCTCGAGGGATACGTCCCGGCCGAGGCGACGAGTGCTGCGGTCACCGTGACCGCTGCGGAGGAGCCCGGTTCGGATGCTCCGGCGGTGGTGCTCGGATCGTCGAGCGTGGTCGCGGGCGGAAGCCTGAAGGTCAGCGGCGCGGGTTTCGCGGCGGGCGCTCAGCTGAAGCTCGAGCTGCGCTCCACGCCGGTCGCCCTCGGTACGGTGACCGCTTCGGACGCGGGAGCCTTCTCGACGACCGTCACGATCCCGGCATCCGTTCCGGCCGGAGCGCACACGCTCGTCGTGATCCTGCCGGACGGCACCGAGGTGACCGCCGCCGTCACCGTGACCGCGGCGCCGAGCGCGGGTGCGGATGCCGGTGGCGAGGCGCTCGCGCAGACCGGTGGAGAGATCCTGATGCCGGCGGTGTGGGCCGCGGTTCTGGCGCTGCTGGTCGGCGCGGGGCTGATGGTGCGCCGCCGGATGCGTCAGTCGTAA
- a CDS encoding ABC transporter permease gives MTDTRKTFWSQLAQAFAMFRNRKSIAGLIILGIFVLIAILADWIAPYGPTQKDRSALRQPPSFEHWLGTTHMGEDVLSQIIFGTRGVIVVGFLSAAIATVIAITIGVIAGYVRGWKSESLSALTNVFLVIPGIPLIIIIASQFDNPPIILIAAVLGLTGWAWGARVLRAQTMSLRNRDFIQAARANGEPLRRIITVEMLPNLMALIASSFVGTVTAAILGLTTLAFIGVIPVNNLNWGTILFWAQQNGAFPRLWWWYVPAGLCIAIIGVALSLINFGIDEYVNPRLRSAGERARAMKKKGLDVNDAVTAVRSIPMANTDAPPSSTRDDTTTQNSSTILTRNAK, from the coding sequence ATGACCGATACACGCAAGACCTTCTGGTCGCAGCTCGCGCAGGCGTTCGCGATGTTCCGCAACCGCAAGTCGATCGCCGGGCTCATCATCCTCGGCATCTTCGTGCTCATCGCGATCCTCGCCGACTGGATCGCGCCCTACGGCCCGACCCAGAAGGACCGCTCGGCGCTGCGCCAACCGCCGTCGTTCGAGCACTGGCTCGGCACGACGCACATGGGCGAGGACGTGCTCAGCCAGATCATCTTCGGCACCCGCGGCGTCATCGTGGTCGGCTTCCTGTCGGCCGCGATCGCCACGGTCATCGCGATCACGATCGGCGTCATCGCCGGCTACGTGCGCGGCTGGAAGAGCGAGTCGCTGTCGGCGCTGACGAACGTGTTCCTGGTGATCCCCGGCATCCCGCTGATCATCATCATCGCCTCGCAGTTCGACAACCCGCCGATCATCCTCATCGCCGCGGTGCTCGGCCTCACCGGCTGGGCGTGGGGTGCGCGTGTGCTGCGCGCGCAGACGATGTCGCTGCGCAACCGCGACTTCATCCAGGCGGCGCGCGCCAACGGCGAACCTCTGCGCCGGATCATCACGGTCGAGATGCTGCCGAACCTCATGGCGCTCATCGCGTCGAGCTTCGTCGGCACCGTGACCGCCGCGATCCTGGGCCTGACGACGCTCGCGTTCATCGGGGTGATCCCGGTGAACAACCTCAACTGGGGAACGATCCTGTTCTGGGCCCAGCAGAACGGCGCGTTCCCGCGCCTGTGGTGGTGGTACGTGCCCGCCGGGCTCTGCATCGCGATCATCGGCGTCGCCCTGTCGCTCATCAACTTCGGCATCGACGAGTACGTCAACCCGCGCCTGCGCTCAGCGGGCGAGCGGGCGCGCGCGATGAAGAAGAAGGGGCTCGACGTGAACGACGCCGTCACGGCGGTGCGCAGCATCCCGATGGCGAACACGGATGCTCCGCCCAGCTCGACCCGAGACGATACGACCACGCAGAACTCCTCGACCATCCTGACCCGGAACGCGAAGTGA
- a CDS encoding glycoside hydrolase family 3 N-terminal domain-containing protein, whose protein sequence is MTSPTLTTALPYQDPALSIDERVADLLGRMTLEEKVGQMLQLDARDDLDDHVLRRHAGSILHTSPERILRANDLTAQTRLRIPLLVAEDCIHGHSFWPGATIYPTQLGMAASWDAELVERVARATAEEVAVTGIHWTFSPVLCIARDLRWGRVDESFGEDPFLIGELASAMVRGYQGDGLDDPTAVLATAKHFAGYSETQGGRDASEADISRRKLRSWFLPPFERVAREGCRVFMLGYQTMDGIPITTNDWLLTDVLRGEWGYTGTLVTDWDNVGRMVWEQHVQPDYAHASAAATRAGNDMIMTTPRFFEGALEAVERGLLPADAFDAAAARILTLKFELGLFEDPRLPRDDLDEIVGSAAHAELNLEIARRSIVLLENDGVLPLDAAAPTKVAVVGPLAEDAQTQLGDWAGGSGQAGWLDGQPREMITTVLDGLSGVGGWEISHARGADILTLEDDPQGALFPDGQPRPRIVKPCAPDEALIAEAVAAAEAADVVVAVVGDRIELVGEGRSTATLELIGGQNALLDAVIATGRPVVVVLMASKPLVLPASVSQAAAVIWAASPGMQGGRAIAEIIAGEVEPSGRLPISFARHVGQQPTYYNQIRGQHGDRYADLTQAPAWGFGEGLSYTTVAYSDLALERSSLGLGDIVVGHVTVTNTGARPVRETVQVYVRDAVTSVSWTDRELKTYRQVDLAPGASERVRVEVPVADCTIVDAAGVRVVEPGEFALLVGPSSREEKLLGAGFTVE, encoded by the coding sequence ATGACCTCTCCCACCCTCACCACGGCTCTGCCGTACCAGGACCCCGCCCTCTCGATCGACGAGCGCGTCGCCGACCTCCTCGGGCGCATGACGCTCGAGGAGAAGGTCGGGCAGATGCTGCAGCTCGACGCGCGCGACGATCTCGACGACCACGTCCTGCGCCGTCACGCCGGGTCGATCCTGCACACGTCGCCCGAGCGCATCCTGCGCGCGAACGACCTGACCGCCCAGACCCGCCTGCGCATCCCGCTGCTGGTCGCCGAGGACTGCATCCACGGCCACTCGTTCTGGCCGGGGGCGACGATCTACCCGACCCAACTCGGCATGGCCGCCTCGTGGGATGCCGAGCTCGTCGAGCGCGTGGCCCGCGCCACCGCCGAGGAGGTCGCGGTCACCGGCATCCACTGGACCTTCTCCCCCGTGCTGTGCATCGCCCGCGACCTGCGCTGGGGCCGTGTCGACGAGTCGTTCGGCGAGGACCCGTTCCTCATCGGCGAACTCGCCTCGGCGATGGTGCGCGGCTACCAGGGCGACGGTCTCGACGACCCGACCGCGGTGCTCGCGACCGCGAAGCACTTCGCCGGCTACTCCGAGACGCAGGGCGGGCGCGACGCCAGCGAGGCCGACATCTCGCGCCGCAAGCTGCGCTCGTGGTTCCTGCCGCCGTTCGAGCGGGTCGCCCGCGAGGGCTGCCGGGTGTTCATGCTCGGATACCAGACGATGGACGGCATCCCGATCACCACCAACGACTGGCTGCTCACCGACGTGCTGCGCGGCGAGTGGGGGTACACCGGCACCCTCGTCACCGACTGGGACAACGTCGGTCGGATGGTGTGGGAGCAGCACGTGCAGCCCGACTACGCGCACGCCTCGGCCGCCGCGACGCGCGCCGGCAACGACATGATCATGACGACGCCGCGCTTCTTCGAGGGCGCGCTCGAGGCGGTCGAGCGCGGGTTGCTGCCGGCGGATGCCTTCGACGCCGCCGCCGCGCGCATCCTCACCCTCAAGTTCGAGCTGGGGCTGTTCGAGGACCCGCGTCTGCCGCGCGACGACCTCGACGAGATCGTCGGCAGCGCCGCGCACGCCGAGTTGAACCTCGAGATCGCGCGCCGGTCGATCGTGCTGCTCGAGAACGACGGCGTGCTGCCGTTGGATGCCGCGGCGCCGACGAAGGTCGCGGTCGTGGGGCCGCTCGCCGAAGACGCGCAGACGCAGCTCGGCGATTGGGCCGGAGGGTCGGGCCAGGCCGGATGGCTTGACGGTCAGCCGCGCGAGATGATCACGACCGTGCTCGACGGGCTCTCGGGCGTCGGGGGCTGGGAGATCTCGCACGCGCGCGGGGCCGACATCCTCACCCTCGAGGACGACCCGCAGGGAGCGCTGTTCCCCGACGGGCAGCCGCGCCCGCGCATCGTGAAGCCGTGCGCCCCCGACGAGGCGCTGATCGCCGAGGCCGTCGCCGCCGCAGAGGCCGCCGATGTCGTGGTCGCCGTCGTCGGAGACCGCATCGAACTCGTCGGCGAAGGCCGTTCGACCGCCACGCTCGAACTCATCGGCGGGCAGAACGCCCTGCTCGACGCGGTGATCGCGACCGGCAGGCCCGTGGTGGTGGTGCTGATGGCGTCGAAGCCACTCGTGCTGCCGGCATCCGTCTCGCAGGCCGCCGCCGTGATCTGGGCCGCGAGCCCGGGCATGCAGGGCGGCCGTGCGATCGCCGAGATCATCGCGGGCGAGGTCGAGCCGTCAGGCCGTCTGCCGATCTCGTTCGCCCGGCACGTCGGCCAGCAGCCGACGTACTACAACCAGATCCGCGGGCAGCACGGCGATCGCTACGCCGACCTCACGCAGGCGCCGGCCTGGGGCTTCGGCGAGGGGCTGTCGTACACGACGGTCGCGTACTCGGACCTCGCGCTGGAGCGTTCGTCGCTCGGCCTCGGCGACATCGTCGTCGGGCACGTGACGGTGACGAACACGGGCGCGCGGCCGGTTCGCGAGACGGTGCAGGTCTACGTGCGGGATGCCGTGACGAGCGTCAGCTGGACCGATCGCGAGCTCAAGACCTATCGCCAGGTCGACCTGGCACCCGGTGCGTCTGAACGTGTGCGGGTGGAGGTGCCGGTGGCCGACTGCACCATCGTGGATGCCGCGGGCGTGCGTGTCGTGGAGCCGGGGGAGTTCGCCCTGCTGGTCGGCCCCTCGTCGCGCGAGGAGAAGCTGCTCGGGGCGGGGTTCACGGTGGAATGA
- a CDS encoding ABC transporter permease: MSTAFPQLDDNDLIQQDALEVGTTATTAERGRRPVAWRFFLGRAGFYLFTLWAAITINFFLPRFMKGDAVSSYLARNRNVSPEAAESLRILLGIDSDKSIWQQYVEYWGMLFRGDLGISTLHGLRPVGEVLAAALPWTLGLVGLATIISFLIGTVGGAIVGWKRGSRLDALIPITTFFNTIPYFWLGLIAIAIFSSTLKWFPSSHAYDKGQSPEWSLDFIGQVIMHGTLPAMTIIIASLGGWMLGMRNMMLTVLDEDYITVAQAKGMPNRRVLWAYAARNAVLPQIQSFALSIGFIVGGTIVMEMVFSYPGLGKLLLDATNAKDFALMQGVFLVITLSVLAANILADVVYAYLDPRTRQTEA, from the coding sequence GTGAGCACCGCATTCCCCCAGCTCGACGACAACGACCTCATCCAGCAGGACGCGCTCGAGGTCGGCACGACCGCGACGACGGCCGAGCGCGGGCGACGCCCGGTCGCCTGGCGCTTCTTCCTCGGGCGCGCGGGCTTCTACCTGTTCACCCTCTGGGCCGCGATCACGATCAACTTCTTCCTGCCGCGCTTCATGAAGGGCGACGCGGTCAGCTCGTACCTCGCGCGCAACCGCAACGTCAGCCCGGAGGCGGCGGAGTCGCTGCGCATCCTTCTCGGCATCGACAGCGACAAGTCGATCTGGCAGCAGTACGTCGAGTACTGGGGGATGCTGTTCCGCGGCGACCTCGGCATCTCGACGCTGCACGGGCTGCGGCCGGTGGGCGAGGTGCTCGCCGCCGCCCTGCCGTGGACGCTGGGCCTGGTGGGCCTCGCAACGATCATCTCGTTCCTCATCGGCACCGTCGGTGGCGCGATCGTCGGCTGGAAGCGGGGGAGCAGGCTCGACGCGCTCATCCCGATCACGACCTTCTTCAACACGATCCCGTACTTCTGGCTGGGGCTCATCGCGATCGCGATCTTCTCGTCGACGCTGAAGTGGTTCCCGTCGTCGCACGCCTACGACAAGGGCCAGTCTCCCGAGTGGAGCCTCGACTTCATCGGCCAGGTGATCATGCACGGCACGCTGCCCGCGATGACGATCATCATCGCGTCGCTCGGCGGATGGATGCTCGGCATGCGCAACATGATGCTGACCGTTCTCGACGAGGACTACATCACCGTCGCACAGGCGAAGGGCATGCCGAACCGGCGCGTGCTCTGGGCGTACGCCGCGCGCAACGCGGTGCTGCCGCAGATCCAGAGCTTCGCGCTCTCGATCGGCTTCATCGTCGGCGGCACGATCGTCATGGAGATGGTCTTCAGCTACCCCGGCCTCGGCAAGCTGCTGCTCGACGCCACCAACGCCAAGGACTTCGCTCTCATGCAGGGCGTCTTCCTGGTGATCACGCTCTCGGTGCTCGCGGCCAACATCCTCGCCGATGTCGTCTACGCGTACCTCGACCCGCGCACCCGCCAGACGGAGGCCTGA
- a CDS encoding ABC transporter ATP-binding protein, which translates to MPDPLLTVRDFSVVYDVDPPVAAVKNVTLELQRGEILGLAGESGCGKTTLAYGVQRLLRAPAVITGGDVTFHDASGADVDINSLDVDAMQRFRWDKVSMVFQGAMNALNPVATIGSQLEDVFEIHRPDMNRRQRRAEAEELLEIVKVGRQRVRSFPHELSGGMRQRVMIAMALALRPQLMVMDEPTTALDVLVQREILKQISQLRHEFGFSVIFITHDLPLLLEISDRIAIMREGEIIELATAEQIWRQPQQEYTRTLLSSFPRLTGERGVLVR; encoded by the coding sequence ATGCCAGACCCCCTCCTCACCGTGCGCGACTTCTCGGTCGTGTACGACGTCGATCCGCCCGTCGCGGCGGTCAAGAACGTCACCCTCGAACTGCAGCGCGGCGAGATCCTCGGTCTCGCCGGCGAGAGCGGATGCGGCAAAACCACGCTCGCGTACGGCGTGCAGCGTCTCTTGCGGGCGCCGGCCGTGATCACCGGTGGTGACGTCACCTTCCACGACGCCTCCGGTGCGGATGTCGACATCAACTCCCTCGACGTCGATGCGATGCAGCGCTTCCGCTGGGACAAGGTGTCGATGGTGTTCCAGGGCGCCATGAACGCCCTGAACCCGGTGGCGACGATCGGGTCGCAGCTCGAGGACGTGTTCGAGATCCACCGCCCCGACATGAACCGCCGCCAGCGCCGGGCCGAGGCCGAGGAGCTGCTCGAGATCGTGAAGGTCGGGCGGCAGCGGGTGCGCTCGTTCCCGCACGAGCTGTCGGGCGGCATGCGCCAGCGCGTGATGATCGCGATGGCGCTCGCGCTGCGTCCGCAGCTGATGGTGATGGACGAGCCGACCACCGCACTCGACGTTCTGGTGCAGCGCGAGATCCTCAAGCAGATCTCGCAGCTGCGGCACGAGTTCGGCTTCTCGGTGATCTTCATCACCCACGATCTGCCGTTGCTGCTCGAGATCAGCGACCGGATCGCGATCATGCGCGAGGGAGAGATCATCGAGCTCGCCACCGCCGAGCAGATCTGGCGGCAGCCGCAGCAGGAGTACACGCGCACGCTGCTGTCGTCGTTTCCCCGGCTCACCGGGGAGAGAGGGGTGCTGGTGCGATGA